A single window of Halobacterium jilantaiense DNA harbors:
- a CDS encoding DUF6789 family protein: MSLSPVPTVEEARYASVDEPITARVVLAAFAGGLAGLVAMAPVVAGVPLVLGVFEVDPLLEVIPLVDGGPLVGVLVFALGGVFALPLFFVVTATFLPPREPRWARGVTMSTLFWVTFLYLFWPGGDTLTDAVFLVVTLVGHWLYGVVLGVMTHTLTGIPEHDV, translated from the coding sequence ATGTCGCTCTCTCCAGTTCCGACCGTCGAGGAAGCGCGGTACGCGTCCGTCGACGAACCGATCACCGCCCGCGTCGTGCTCGCGGCGTTCGCGGGCGGGCTGGCCGGACTCGTCGCCATGGCACCGGTCGTCGCCGGCGTCCCGCTGGTGCTCGGCGTGTTCGAGGTCGACCCGCTGCTGGAAGTGATTCCACTGGTCGACGGCGGCCCGCTCGTCGGCGTCCTCGTCTTCGCGCTCGGCGGCGTCTTCGCGCTCCCGCTGTTCTTCGTCGTCACCGCGACTTTCCTCCCGCCGCGGGAGCCGCGGTGGGCGCGCGGCGTCACGATGAGCACGCTGTTCTGGGTCACGTTCCTCTACCTGTTCTGGCCCGGCGGCGACACCCTCACGGACGCCGTCTTCCTCGTCGTCACGCTGGTCGGTCACTGGCTGTACGGCGTCGTCCTCGGCGTGATGACGCACACGCTCACGGGCATCCCGGAGCACGACGTCTGA
- a CDS encoding TatD family hydrolase → MTEFETPVLDDHLHLDAENQGLDAVRDFARAGGTHLLVVNKPSWHLGVEPESGPDFRPVFEETVRLVDEAREILDGDAWPVLGVHPGLISRLVDERGFTPEAARDLMCAGIDEAADVASEGRAVALKSGRPHYDVSDAVWAASNDVIRHACERAADVGVSLQLHTEATSDLTGVAEWAADAGLAPEKVVKHYASGRLAGCTPSVMCEKDYLEAAVEAGEPFLMETDFVDDADRPGAVMGPKTVPRRVRWLLEDGHDDAVRIAHVETPEAVYGIDTRATLD, encoded by the coding sequence ATGACCGAGTTCGAGACGCCGGTGCTCGACGACCACCTCCACCTCGACGCCGAGAACCAAGGGCTCGACGCCGTCCGCGACTTCGCGCGAGCGGGCGGCACGCACCTGCTCGTCGTGAACAAGCCCTCCTGGCACCTCGGCGTCGAACCCGAGTCGGGGCCGGACTTCCGGCCCGTGTTCGAGGAGACGGTGCGGCTGGTCGACGAAGCGCGCGAGATTCTGGACGGCGATGCGTGGCCGGTGCTCGGCGTCCACCCCGGCCTGATATCTCGGCTGGTGGACGAGCGCGGGTTCACCCCGGAAGCGGCCCGCGACCTGATGTGTGCCGGCATCGACGAGGCCGCGGACGTCGCGAGCGAGGGGCGCGCGGTCGCGCTGAAGTCCGGCCGGCCGCACTACGACGTGAGCGACGCAGTCTGGGCGGCGTCCAACGACGTCATCCGGCACGCCTGCGAGCGCGCGGCGGACGTCGGCGTCTCACTCCAGTTACACACCGAAGCCACGAGCGACCTGACTGGGGTCGCGGAGTGGGCGGCGGACGCCGGGCTCGCGCCGGAGAAGGTGGTGAAACACTACGCGAGCGGCCGGCTCGCGGGCTGCACGCCGAGCGTGATGTGCGAGAAGGACTACCTCGAAGCGGCCGTCGAGGCGGGCGAGCCGTTCCTGATGGAGACGGACTTCGTGGACGACGCCGACCGACCGGGCGCAGTCATGGGACCGAAGACTGTCCCGCGGCGCGTCCGCTGGCTGCTGGAGGACGGCCACGACGACGCAGTCCGGATCGCGCACGTCGAAACGCCGGAGGCCGTCTACGGCATCGATACGCGGGCAACGCTGGACTGA
- a CDS encoding TIGR00266 family protein, with product MQVDITHQPSYAHLVVDLDPGESILAEPGAMVSHSPEVSIETSTTRGGLLSSAKSMLGGESAFANEFLAEHEPGRVTLAPPKPGDIAQHDLDSETLYAVDGAFLASDPGLDVSSEFGGLKSLLAGASITPLALSGTGTVFLEAFGGVERVDLDPGESYVVDNEHVVAWEETVDFDARRVGGLKSTLLSGEGLVMEFTGGGSVWYQTRGLDAFTSVIAGALPAAEADSDGGIDIDI from the coding sequence ATGCAGGTAGACATCACCCACCAGCCGTCGTACGCTCACCTCGTCGTCGACCTCGACCCCGGCGAGTCCATCCTCGCCGAACCCGGCGCGATGGTCAGCCACTCCCCCGAGGTCAGCATCGAGACGTCGACCACCCGCGGCGGCCTCCTGAGCTCCGCGAAGTCGATGCTCGGCGGCGAGTCCGCGTTCGCAAACGAGTTCCTCGCCGAGCACGAACCCGGCCGCGTCACGCTCGCGCCGCCGAAACCCGGCGACATCGCCCAGCACGACCTCGACAGCGAGACGCTGTACGCGGTCGACGGCGCGTTCCTCGCGTCCGACCCGGGCCTCGACGTGTCCTCGGAGTTCGGCGGCCTGAAGTCGCTGCTCGCAGGCGCGAGCATCACGCCGCTCGCGCTCTCGGGCACCGGCACGGTGTTCCTCGAAGCGTTCGGCGGCGTCGAACGCGTCGACCTCGACCCCGGCGAGTCGTACGTCGTCGACAACGAACACGTCGTCGCGTGGGAGGAGACCGTCGACTTCGACGCCCGGCGCGTCGGCGGCCTGAAGTCGACGCTGCTCAGCGGCGAAGGCCTCGTGATGGAGTTCACTGGCGGCGGTTCCGTCTGGTACCAGACCCGTGGCCTCGACGCGTTCACGAGCGTCATCGCCGGGGCGCTGCCCGCAGCCGAGGCCGACTCCGACGGCGGTATCGACATCGACATCTGA
- a CDS encoding DUF2150 family protein: MSAPEEEFYSEERWQNWLDRLREEELDPEDEDSARLLLNLQDDVAIAVAKILKAYDDDELGQDEGMDELADIREVVLAEPAFDDEDKLMLVDGVQTSLVAVFYSAEQYVADGPADEASVDEYVHAAVDAESEEDLDRALGLVAAGGTRVIDGDDLDMTLLEDVEYGLVTEWVNGLDSLQSALSDPEVIEDDDD, translated from the coding sequence ATGAGCGCCCCCGAAGAGGAGTTCTACTCCGAGGAACGCTGGCAGAACTGGCTCGACCGCCTCCGCGAGGAGGAACTGGACCCCGAAGACGAGGACTCGGCGCGTCTCCTCCTGAACCTCCAGGACGACGTCGCCATCGCGGTCGCGAAGATTCTGAAGGCGTACGACGACGACGAGCTCGGACAGGACGAGGGGATGGACGAGCTCGCGGACATCCGCGAGGTCGTGCTCGCCGAGCCCGCGTTCGACGACGAGGACAAGCTGATGCTCGTCGACGGCGTCCAGACGAGCCTCGTCGCCGTCTTCTACAGCGCCGAACAGTACGTCGCCGACGGCCCCGCCGACGAGGCGTCCGTCGACGAGTACGTCCACGCGGCCGTCGACGCCGAGAGCGAGGAGGACCTCGACCGCGCGCTCGGCCTCGTCGCGGCCGGCGGCACCCGCGTCATCGACGGCGACGATCTCGACATGACGCTGCTGGAGGACGTGGAGTACGGCCTCGTCACGGAGTGGGTCAACGGTCTCGACAGCCTCCAGAGCGCGCTCTCGGACCCCGAAGTCATCGAAGACGACGACGACTGA
- a CDS encoding NYN domain-containing protein — translation MDRLRELLGTDAGGVALFVDGPNVLREEFDVDLDDVRDAASEVGALAVTRLYLDEHATPSLIQAGEARGYDVRVTSGDVDVKLAVDATELVLDDGVDVLAVASRDTDFKPVFEQAERRGVRTLAIAPGEHGRSDALRHAATDAVVLGDDE, via the coding sequence ATGGACCGACTGCGGGAGCTGCTCGGGACCGACGCGGGCGGCGTGGCGCTGTTCGTCGACGGCCCGAACGTGCTCCGCGAGGAGTTCGACGTGGACTTAGACGACGTGCGGGACGCGGCCAGCGAGGTGGGCGCGCTGGCAGTGACCCGGCTGTACCTCGACGAACACGCGACGCCGTCGCTCATCCAGGCGGGCGAAGCCCGCGGCTACGACGTGCGCGTGACCAGCGGGGACGTAGACGTGAAACTCGCCGTCGACGCCACCGAACTGGTGCTCGACGACGGCGTGGACGTGCTCGCGGTGGCGTCCCGGGACACGGACTTCAAGCCGGTGTTCGAGCAGGCCGAGCGCCGCGGCGTCCGCACGCTCGCCATCGCGCCCGGTGAACACGGCCGCTCGGACGCGCTTCGACACGCGGCGACGGACGCCGTGGTGCTCGGCGACGACGAGTAG